One stretch of Pseudomonadota bacterium DNA includes these proteins:
- a CDS encoding prepilin-type N-terminal cleavage/methylation domain-containing protein, whose protein sequence is MIRYAIVTYRHLQECLPMKPVIKPSSRAAFTLVELSIVLVVLGLLAGGILGGQAMIRSAELRTVVTQTNQLITAIQTFREQYNGLPGDLSTATEFWGSAGGNGTDATCYGLQSANSMATCNGDGDSRVDNNAYDYAERFAAWKHLSNARLVDGKYTGKTAGAQGSYTQDVGVNVLRAKIYSGFFDIYYNSSSTGNPHFATGTQLDRNFISLYGNTPSYGVLTPKEAWNIDTKLDDGDPFSGDVISTKKSSTVGPNCTSSDAAPGSYNLKNTDITCVLHIGAQN, encoded by the coding sequence CCATCGTCACCTACCGCCATTTGCAGGAGTGTTTGCCCATGAAACCCGTCATCAAGCCTTCCTCCCGCGCGGCATTTACCCTCGTTGAACTCTCGATCGTGCTGGTGGTGCTGGGCTTGCTCGCCGGGGGCATCCTGGGCGGCCAGGCGATGATTCGCTCGGCGGAATTACGCACCGTCGTCACCCAGACCAACCAGTTGATCACCGCCATCCAGACCTTCCGCGAGCAATATAACGGCCTGCCGGGCGACCTTTCCACCGCCACCGAATTTTGGGGCAGCGCGGGCGGCAATGGCACGGATGCCACCTGCTATGGGCTGCAATCCGCCAATTCCATGGCCACCTGCAACGGCGATGGCGACAGCAGAGTGGATAATAACGCCTATGACTATGCCGAGCGTTTTGCTGCCTGGAAACATCTATCCAATGCGCGGCTGGTCGATGGCAAATACACCGGCAAAACAGCCGGCGCGCAGGGAAGCTATACGCAGGATGTGGGCGTGAACGTGCTCCGGGCAAAAATCTATAGCGGCTTTTTTGATATTTATTACAACAGCAGCTCCACTGGCAATCCCCATTTCGCCACCGGCACACAACTCGATCGGAATTTTATCTCTCTCTATGGCAACACCCCCAGCTACGGCGTGCTCACGCCGAAAGAGGCCTGGAATATCGACACCAAACTCGATGATGGCGACCCCTTCTCCGGCGATGTCATCAGCACCAAGAAAAGCTCCACCGTCGGCCCCAACTGCACCAGCAGCGATGCCGCCCCCGGCAGCTACAACCTGAAGAACACGGACATCACCTGCGTCCTGCATATCGGCGCACAGAACTAG